From the Xiphophorus couchianus chromosome 11, X_couchianus-1.0, whole genome shotgun sequence genome, the window CAAATCCAGGTGTAGTTGCAGGTGAGTGGGCGGAGCTTCCTGTCTCTCGTCACCTGATTACAGCTCATATAGTGGCCTTTCAGTATCACACCTCAACGTATTTTACGGTGATTTCAGTTTTGGTTGGGTTACACAGCAGCTTCCATCCATGTGGAAAAATGTCAGATGCAGCAAAGCGACCGTCTTCCAGGCTTTCTGGTTTCTGTCGTCATGGTAACCAAGTCCCGGTTTTCGTTGCTGAAACAGGGAAACGTAGCGTACCGCTGTGACGATCCTGAGAAACCCGACCAGACTAACACTGTGACCTGTCCCCTCAGCTCCATGGTGGGGGTGAACCTCCCCCACAAGGCGGCGGGTTTCCTCATGAAGAAGGAGCTGGATTACTTCGCCATGGCGCTGGAGAAACCTCAGAGGCCGTTCCTGGCCATCCTGGGAGGGTGAGAGGAAGTTCAGCCGTTTATTCTGTTTCTACTTCCTGTCAGTTTGTGCTGCAGATTTAAATCCTTCCTCTGTCCGACGGTTGACGTTTTAAACACTGACATTACTGTGAAAGTctgactgcaaacagaaaactttaactttCATCAAACCTGATGGTTTTCACTGCAGACGCACCGATCAGTtatcaatatctgtatcggtcctATAGCCCATCCATAAGGCCGATCTATTCACTCTAATTCTATGCTCTGAATGAATATAATTGATGGTGGCATACCGCCACAATAAAAGCCCCTCACCCTCAGAATTAAGTTTAttagtgttaaaaaaacaaagtgtgttATATACAATATATGGCCTGTTCACTTATATTCAGCATAATCGGTTCGAAATTCAGTTTAATACCATCAAGCATTTAatgtaactttattttgaaaatccacCACTGTCGATGTGTTTCCCTTCATAACATCGGCTGGTACCGGGCCTCACTGGTTCTGGACTAGAACTTTCAATAAGGGCTCACTGGTTTCCCACTGGTTGTTTCCcactggttgtttctgactggttgtttctgactggttgtttctgactggttGTTGCCGACTGTTTCCCTTGCAGAGCGAAGGTGAAGGATAAGATCCAGCTGATCAACAACATGCTGGATAAAGTGGACGAGATGATCGTCGGCGGCGGCATGGCCTTCACTTTCCTCAAAGTTCTCAATAACATGGAGGTCAGCGTCacttccagaaccagaaccagttctcCTGAAAACCCGAAAGAAAGCTGAACAAATGTACTGTTTTAGAGCAAATAAATCAGGATTTGACTAGGACAGATTGTGTTATTGTTGAGTCTGATGAAACCTCGGTGTGTTTTAGATAAACTGCAGGTCGTGACCTCAGTTCAAACTTTACTGACTCAGTTGAACAGAATCTGGTTCCTGGGCGCTCTGTGTAGATTAGAAACGTCCAGATTAGCAGAAAGTTcagcaacaaaaaggaaacatgaagCAAGAGGAGGTTACAGGTTTGACAATGTTGCATCATGGGAAATGAGGGCGTGACGTTGGAGCTGATGATTTTCTGGTTGGGaaagttttaatattcaaagtgttttgtaataaagtttatAGAGTgtgattaaaagcctaaatatgGAAAACATTGACAGTTGAAGCCTGATATTTAAagatgttattattattaaagttaaatctgattatttttaactGCTGGCTAAAATCatctattgtatttttatttgataaataatagaaaacttggcagaaacattttaggtttttcttttaatcgcTTACggtaattttgttttgaacacaaatatttattattcctaaagTTTTACCGACGTGTCAACTGGAAGGTCGGGTTCAGTTTCTTAAAGTAAATATCATTTGAACTGGGGGATTTTCTTTGTTACAGTTTGTTTCTCAGTCAGATGAGTAGGTCGAGACGCCTCTGTTTGATGATGAAgccaaatctttatttttactctaGAATCTTTATTTCTGGATCAGATCGGAACGTCTCTGTTCGACGAGGAAGGCGCTGGTATAGTCAAAGACCTGATGACGAAAGCCGAGAAGAACGGCGTCAGAATCACGCTCCCCGTCGACTTCGTGACCGCCGACAAATTTGACGAGAACGCCGCCACCGGCTCCGCCACCGTCGCTGCCGGCATTCCCGCCGGCTGGATGGTAAGGAGAGGCCTCggcctttgacctttgacctttggcCTCGGGTGACCCCCGGCTCCTGCGGTCCGCAGGGTCTGGACTGCGGCCCGGAGAGTTCCCGGCTGTACGCGGAGGCGGTGGGCCGCGCCAAGCAGATCGTCTGGAACGGGCCGGTCGGCGTCTTCGAGTGGGAAAACTTCGCCAGGGGAACCAAGAGCCTGATGGACAAGGTCGTGGAGGTCACGAGGTCAGGCTGCGTCACCATCATCGGTAAGAACCGCCGGGTCGGATTCTGATGCCACAGAATCTTTGGGAAAagattacttttctttttaaagtcgTAATTTTAAAATTCCTAAACAAGAATTAAAAAGTTAAGATGCTGAGCTGCAGAAAGGAAACGGCCGAGTTCCTCAGAACAATCAGATCCTTAAAACTGTCAGATTTTCTCATTAAAGCAatttttctaatgattttcCGACTTTATTCTAATATTCACTTCAAACAGCTAAAACGTCACATCGTTCAGTTTGACTTTAACTTTTGGTTTTTCATCAGCTTAGGTCAGGAAATGATTTTATGGTTGAAGCAGCgtttttatttgaatctttaTGTTCATCTTCACATGTTGAGATTCTGCTTGTTCTCCTTCGTTTTCAattcaataaatgaataaaattttactATTAAAGTGAATAAAATCGGTTTCTGACCAACAGctgatttctgtttgtgtttctgaggATTTGATCTCTTGTCTGTAAACtttagcagaataaataaatgtttatgatAAATGTGTAATAAACGGACAAAGGCGTTTCCTCTGACGCTGTTCGCTTTCTGTCCAGGTGGGGGCGACACTGCTACCTGCTGCGCTAAGTGGGACACGGAGGACAaagttagccacgttagcaccggCGGCGGCGCTAGCCTGGAGCTGCTGGAAGGTGAGCGCCACCAACAGGAAGCAGTTGGGAGCATTTAggaatttcaaattaaaatacaagcaAATAGGGATTATTATGGGTCAGTAaacacttattattattattatgatagTGGTGAATAAATGTCTCCATATAAACCAACAGCGCCACCAGCTGGTCAGTCGGCGccaacaggaagaaaaacagcaaatggaaaataaatattaaataaactaaaacaacaagCTGATTATTTTGGTCAAacgttaaaataaattaacaaacattcatttaaattattcagaaagtttaactataaatttgaaaaatgacGTAAAATAAAGTGTAGAATTGGACTGAATAGATCTGACCTTATGGATCGGGAACTGATACCAATCTAGAATTTGCTTCTGTATCAGGACCGATATTGATATCGGATCGGTTCATGTCTAATATAAACTCTATAATGCTGATCTGTTCTCAGGTAAAGTCCTGCCTGGTGTGGACGCGCTCAGCAGCGCCTAGACGCCTCACTGGAGAGAgagggagtgtgtgtgagtgtgtgtgtgtgtgagaggtgGAGATCTCCTGAAGCATCATCATGACCCCCGACCCCAACCTGCCGTCTGTCCCGCAGAGCGCCGACCTTTAACCCTGATTACTTTCTAACTGCAGATGTTCTCGGCTGCGAAGCAGCAGTAAGGTTTCTCCTTCCTGAGGATCAGAGTTTACGGTTTCTGTAGAGCTTCTCTGTTAACGTGGCGATCATAGATGTGGCCAGCATAGATGTTACTTCCTGTCTGATCTGTTCTAATAAAACCatctatgtttaaaaaataaatcggcGAACAAGTCCTCATTGAGCGTCGGGGCCGTGCTAAGACAATACAAGTCAGTCAAAATAttagagaataaagtcacattaCAACTTCTCagaatattttgactttattctcgtaactGTATTTCCTTGTATGGCAGCATTATTCCTCCGTAATAGTCTGTTGAAAAACTGAGTTTTGTCATCgcattgtttccattaaatagtTAAAATCACGTAAATGAGTTTGTTCAGgcgataaatcattaaaaacacgGAGCCCCAACATCATtgcaccacttcctgttttcttcttcatggtttccaGCAGTAGTAACTTCCTGTTGTTGCTCATGTGGCTCGTGATGAAGAAATTCTTTCTACTGCAGTTTAGCATTATATACCAATTTTAATacagctggaagaaaaacacttcatcgtagcataaaaacatttgatcttttttttgcCCCAAAGTTTCcatcaagcaaatttattttaataattaaaatttgtgcatttatctggtcaatggaaatgcagctagtgaTGACTTTAACTCGATGAGAACAAATCTTTTCTCATTAACCCGAACTAAAGCATAATTATAAAAGACGGTTTTAATTCTGTAATTCAAAATTGTCTAAACTTGCAAAAACGTTGTTGATGTTTAGTTTATTCATGCAGAACCTTTCAAAagcatgaatttattttgtttattaatttattatttcatttaaacgCAGAATGATTCATTTCTGTTGTTTGggtaaaacttaaaaactttttttaataaattgggATTAGATGGAAATTAGCAGCTCATCTATAATCTgatgtatttttatgaaaatgcaacataatgtgacattttctctcaaatcaaacagaataaattgagtaacaaacacaaagttgaaACAAATGAATAGATTTATTTGTTCACCGCTAGGGGGCAGCACCTGCTGGTGTATTTACAAACAGAACGTTGTAAATGAACCGGACGTTGCGTAATGAACAGCTGCTATTTGCTCGTGATGCGTTCAGGTGCACTCCCCGTTTTCGTTCACATAGTCCGGCTCATCTGTCGAAGAAAACAAGCCGAGGAATTATCTTCAACCCAAAATGATTTCATAAAACATGCAATATATTTAAACTGTAGAATTAAtagtttaatttctgttttctgaaaagcaacacatttgTTGGATAAGTCTTTAACTTT encodes:
- the pgk1 gene encoding phosphoglycerate kinase 1 is translated as MSLSNKLTLDKVDVNGKRVIMRVDFNVPMKDKHITNNQRIKAAVPSIQYCLDHGAKSVVLMSHLGRPDGNAMPEKYSMEPVASELKTLLGKDVTFLKDCVGPEVEAACSNPAAGSVILLENLRFHVAEEGKGKDPAGNKTKATQEQTDCFRASLSKLGDVYVNDAFGTAHRAHSSMVGVNLPHKAAGFLMKKELDYFAMALEKPQRPFLAILGGAKVKDKIQLINNMLDKVDEMIVGGGMAFTFLKVLNNMEIGTSLFDEEGAGIVKDLMTKAEKNGVRITLPVDFVTADKFDENAATGSATVAAGIPAGWMGLDCGPESSRLYAEAVGRAKQIVWNGPVGVFEWENFARGTKSLMDKVVEVTRSGCVTIIGGGDTATCCAKWDTEDKVSHVSTGGGASLELLEGKVLPGVDALSSA